A window of the Pristiophorus japonicus isolate sPriJap1 chromosome 13, sPriJap1.hap1, whole genome shotgun sequence genome harbors these coding sequences:
- the LOC139278118 gene encoding mucin-3A-like, whose product MVCPAVVSSCHGTGDAHILVIPGSVDDIVEQVPVSLVGTTILPKWLEYNPKTRTIQGLPISNDAGGYNIKVTALENILHKSGQVSTTFQLLVLNDDRNPNEWSTTTDQRFPIPHNFYLDGCTTDGPIVYTSVILQAKVDSFGASSRISLILSMAEYLRADPLLLTLCPFRDVTNLKRKKIHILASETGNRNTTGREAAEIYWPISCGSFGMLQELIQVLNHNVFSGHISQYLGWHLSGWRIFRKGEEKIVYLQRNRRQVLMVSPTPAMTPPKPTYLIRPGPTVLAQIFTKMFMSTRDYSKLDSATEGDRSHVQTRLPAIPPSNSIPTAPERQQSFPFTTPFSSVPLQAPAQFTEIAFGFVLSVSPPTSLATKSLLATTKHLPTFTLPSKPVMSLDSQTSHVLFAESVMEPMSPSFYVLEPSSYFLLGTPSLRIAQLLPTLIVVTEFETKGIQSIIPTDLISSTLSSSMAIIQPRLTEQFTATSGPNTLSTSMSSLFDEPTLLTALNMFSTPSLDKIAPTASAIITSTNQDHKAETSSVKALHSYSMMAHSEYLLPSPVLYSQSSVISPKQTSLLHTPPIHSSIFVDTKTTLVVNSMVSDDHVLRSLLFLSSTYASTLQITKSQADINDAFMSFSTIHLNTSLHEMYTATEVSPDLINSTVDDKRDSSESNTKIETSLNLVSPLHLLSEHIQPDSDVSLLPNSLMPTSRLTNVEESLSTGMLITYASSSMKITTEDLSFHSVDSILWSTELASTEVESLFYATQQIDISPSQPFAFTNISDIQTTLIANGRSEEITSTNYLFAPSIFTISPSTPIHLQGSSEPIPAHTTKPELMTTSMSLLSSDRKLLEFTLYSAKSGTMASPQPQSFSYHNEVILSSFNTQTASFLTATYITHQLIPTSILFYSFETLSSLSIGEIVKESIIKQAHIPSVSFQERPALSTHSLSLQENQSSWDLITPLNSSIDGLVLLQHSSLTSVDCTPYSHSVTKLILSTPASVASYPSVGKDLRLSTFPFSPTSPSPEFSFLSTAQDPLTSLQSFRQITNQSSQDNSISFPPSFIDILSSINFTETLSSSVPSNELKTSFGVFEEYSDNITMPITTSVAHYSLPSLMPSFSSEVDSRYPTSQPLFSHYIVPTELSYFISSLPQTKPLPESLLHSFGLDLFYSIISSTNTHQISQYSTNSMSVSTMGVWQDIYNHTELFQVYSMSNISIPSQSILPTVSFDKSLVFTHWLSQTITMPVHSVQETQAIESWTAQDTFTKIPISSETTIIESLSPKQTSKMISSTLEVPASEYNGQANKSPTVVNPIEFILTTVGQRFHYSIPADTFFDEEDGDARNLTLTVASIDGSPSGRESWVRFNQSRSTLFGYPLETDYQYSPQEFVLTATDSGGLIVQEGFVIELRLSHDTPCHLYMVRTKNSYHSFLQDRGRVLYFLEKLAKYLNDSSSEDIVLFSIKPGSTLLTWYNNSLCSAGKGLLKECPVSTIQRLLKLIRLPDGLAHPSFVEAMLPEYRILTVENVTYGGACLPLMPTAGLNTTIIHPRSSYLLTTVWPAILTVLLLILLVALLVTIYCFCRYSEKILPSEELSFQENRPTARGQHFEMDALRPRKPPMFIHQAPPPSQLWARLPSPPPYQQVHSTHSDMQHDTPPRIRGLKLQSEPPRYQLPPPYELQSKKQPLSQKMHMNKI is encoded by the exons GTCTCATTAGTTGGCACCACCATTCTACCCAAATGGCTGGAATACAACCCCAAAACCAGGACTATTCAAGGTCTTCCAATAAGCAATGATGCTGGAGGATACAATATAAAGGTGACAGCTCTGGAAAATATTCTGCACAAGTCAGGCCAAGTTTCTACAACTTTTCAACTGTTGGTTTTAAACGACGATCGAAACCCCAACGAATGGAGCACCACAACAGACCAGCGCTTTCCAATACCACACAA CTTTTACTTAGATGGATGTACAACAGACGGTCCCATTGTTTACACAAGTGTTATCCTCCAGGCCAAGGTGGACTCCTTCGGAGCGAGCAGCCGCATATCTCTCATCTTATCCATGGCTGAGTATCTACGGGCAGATCCCCTTTTGTTAACACTGTGCCCATTCAGGGATGTGACAAATCTTAAACGGAAGAAGATCCATATTTTGGCTTCTGAAACTGGCAACAGGAACACTACGGGCAGAGAAGCTGCAGAAATCTATTGGCCAATCAGCTGTGGGAGCTTTGGCATGTTGCAGGAACTCATTCAGGTTTTGAATCATAATGTCTTCTCGGGACATATTTCGCAGTATTTAGGATGGCATCTTTCAGGCTGGAGGATCTTTAGAAAAGGAGAAGAGAAGATTGTGTATCTTCAGAGGAACCGCCGCCAGGTTTTGATGGTTTCACCAACGCCTGCAATGACACCACCTAAACCAACCTACTTAATTAGACCTGGGCCCACAGTACTTGCCCAGATCTTTACCAAAATGTTCATGTCCACCAGAGACTATTCAAAACTTGATTCTGCAACTGAGGGGGACAGGTCACACGTGCAAACTAGGCTGCCAGCCATTCCACCAAGCAACAGCATCCCAACTGCACCAGAAAGGCAACAAAGCTTCCCATTTACAACCCCTTTCTCTTCTGTTCCACTCCAAGCACCCGCTCAATTTACAGAGATTGCCTTTGGCTTTGTGCTCTCAGTCTCACCGCCAACATCACTTGCAACAAAGTCTCTTTTAGCGACCACCAAACATTTGCCTACATTTACACTGCCATCAAAACCTGTAATGTCATTAGACTCACAAACGTCACACGTTCTCTTCGCTGAATCAGTGATGGAGCCAATGTCCCCAAGTTTTTATGTGCTTGAACCCTCAAGTTATTTTCTCCTCGGGACTCCATCACTCAGAATTGCACAGCTTTTACCGACTCTGATAGTAGTTACTGAGTTTGAAACAAAGGGGATTCAAAGCATAATTCCAACTGACCTCATTTCCTCTACCCTGTCCTCCTCTATGGCCATCATACAACCTCGGCTGACTGAACAATTTACAGCTACTTCCGGCCCAAACACACTATCTACATCAATGTCATCACTGTTTGATGAACCCACCCTACTGACTGCACTGAACATGTTTAGTACACCCTCTTTGGATAAAATAGCACCAACAGCCTCGGCCATTATCACTAGCACTAACCAAGATCATAAGGCAGAGACTTCATCAGTTAAAGCTCTGCATAGTTACAGCATGATGGCTCATTCTGAGTACTTACTTCCATCTCCAGTTCTCTACAGTCAGTCATCAGTCATCAGTCCGAAACAAACTTCTCTCTTACATACGCCTCCCATACATTCCTCGATATTTGTAGATACCAAAACAACACTTGTGGTGAATTCAATGGTTTCTGATGATCATGTACTCAGATCCCTGCTGTTTCTATCAAGTACCTATGCTTCCACTTTACAAATTACCAAATCCCAGGCTGATATTAACGATGCCTTTATGTctttttcaacaattcatctgaacACAAGTTTACACG AGATGTATACAGCAACTGAAGTCAGCCCTGATTTGATCAATTCAACTGTGGACGACAAAAGAGACAGTTCTGAATCCAATACCAAGATTGAAACTAGTCTCAATCTGGTCAGTCCGTTACACCTATTGTCAGAACACATCCAGCCAGACTCCGATGTTTCACTTTTACCAAATAGCCTTATGCCAACTTCTCGGTTGACAAATGTGGAGGAATCACTTTCTACAGGGATGCTCATCACATATGCCTCATCGAGCATGAAGATAACCACCGAAGACTTGTCTTTCCACTCAGTGGACAGTATACTTTGGTCAACAGAGCTAGCTTCAACAGAGGTGGAAAGTTTATTTTATGCGACACAGCAAATTGACATATCACCAAGTCAACCATTTGCATTTACCAATATAAGCGATATTCAAACAACGTTGATAGCTAATGGCAGGAGTGAAGAAATTACTAGCACAAATTATCTATTCGCACCCAGTATTTTTACCATCTCACCGAGCACACCAATACACTTACAAGGTTCATCAGaacccattccagcacatacaaCCAAACCTGAATTAATGACTACAAGTATGTCATTACTTAGTTCAGACAGAAAGCTTTTGGAGTTTACTTTATATTCTGCCAAATCAGGCACTATGGCTTCTCCTCAGCCACAATCTTTCTCTTATCATAATGAAGTTATTTTGTCCTCTTTCAACACACAAACAGCTAGCTTTCTCACTGCCACATACATCACTCATCAGTTGATTCCCACCTCCATTTTATTTTACTCTTTTGAAACATTATCTTCTCTGTCAATTGGAGAAATTGTAAAGGAATCGATCATCAAACAAGCACACATTCCTTCAGTTTCTTTTCAAGAACGTCCAGCACTGTCGACCCATTCACTCTCACTCCAAGAAAATCAATCTAGCTGGGACTTGATTACTCCTTTAAACTCGTCCATCGATGGGCTAGTACTATTACAGCACTCTTCCCTCACATCGGTGGATTGCACACCATATTCTCACTCAGTCACCAAACTCATCCTGTCTACTCCTGCTTCCGTTGCATCCTACCCATCGGTCGGAAAGGATCTGCGGCTGTccaccttcccattctctcccacttctCCATCACCTGAATTTTCTTTTCTGTCCACAGCTCAAGATCCTCTTACCAGTTTACAGTCATTTAGGCAAATTACAAATCAGTCCAGCCAGGATAATTCCATCAGTTTTCCACCTTCGTTTATAGATATTTTGTCATCAATTAATTTCACAGAGACTCTCAGCTCGTCAGTTCCATCCAATGAGCTAAAGACATCTTTTGGTGTATTTGAGGAATATAGTGACAACATAACAATGCCCATTACTACCTCAGTGGCACATTATAGCCTACCATCTCTCATGCCATCATTCTCATCTGAGGTGGACTCAAGATATCCCACTTCACAGCCATTGTTTAGCCATTATATTGTACCTACAGAGTTGTCGTACTTCATCTCATCTCTGCCGCAGACCAAACCATTACCTGAAAGTTTGTTGCATTCCTTTGGGTTGGATTTATTCTATTCCATAATATCCTCTACTAACACACACCAAATCAGTCAGTACTCAACAAATTCAATGTCAGTCAGCACCATGGGTGTTTGGCAAGACATTTACAACCACACAGAACTGTTTCAAGTATACAGCATGTCAAACATCTCAATACCCAGCCAGTCAATCCTCCCTACTGTTAGTTTTGACAAAAGTCTAGTATTCACGCACTGGTTGAGTCAAACGATTACAATGCCTGTTCACTCAGTACAAGAAACTCAGGCCATCGAAAGTTGGACTGCTCAGGATACGTTCACAAAGATTCCAATTTCCTCTGAAACAACTATAATTGAAAGTCTGAGCCCCAAACAGACATCCAAGATGATTTCATCCACCCTCGAAGTACCCGCCTCAGAGTATAATG GTCAGGCTAACAAGTCTCCAACTGTCGTCAACCCAATTGAATTCATCTTGACAACCGTAGGACAAAGGTTTCATTATTCAATACCTGCAGACACATTTTTTGATGAAGAAGATGGAGATGCCAGGAACCTAACTCTGACAGTAGCTTCAATTGATGGATCCCCTTCAGGAAGAGAGTCCTGGGTGAGATTTAATCAGTCACGGAGTACTCTGTTTGGATATCCACTGGAGACGGACTATCAGTATTCACCGCAAGAGTTTGTCTTAACTGCTACTGATTCAGGTGGACTTATTGTTCAAGAAGGTTTTGTGATTGAGCTCCGACTATCCCATGACACACCCTGCCACTTGTACATGGTCAGAACAAAAAACAGTTACCATTCTTTTCTTCAAGATAGAGGAAGAGTGCTCTACTTCCTAGAAAAACTTGCCAAGTATCTGAACGACTCCAGTAGTGAGGACATTGTCCTCTTCTCCATAAAACCAGGTTCCACACTGCTAACGTGGTACAACAATTCCTTATGTTCAGCTGGCAAAGGCCTTTTAAAGGAATGCCCAGTAAGTACCATTCAAAGGCTGCTCAAACTAATCCGCTTGCCAGATGGTCTTGCACATCCATCGTTTGTTGAGGCGATGTTACCAGAGTACAGAATTCTAACAGTTGAGAATGTCACTTATGGTGGAGCCTGCCTGCCTTTAATGCCCACAGCAGGTCTGAATACTACGATTATTCACCCTCGCAGCTCTTACTTGCTGACCACCGTCTGGCCCGCCATTCTCACAGTCTTGCTTCTTATTCTTCTAGTTGCTCTGTTAGTTACGATCTACTGCTTCTGCAGATACTCAGAGAAGATCCTCCCATCCGAGGAACTGAGTTTTCAAGAAAACCGACCAACTGCACGTGGCCAGCACTTCGAGATGGACGCATTAAGACCGAGAAAGCCACCCATGTTCATTCATCAGGCACCCCCGCCGTCACAACTGTGGGCAAGACTTCCCTCACCTCCACCATATCAACAAGTACACTCAACACACAGTGACATGCAACACGATACACCACCCCGCATCAGAGGGCTGAAATTACAATCTGAGCCGCCAAGATATCAACTGCCTCCTCCTTATGAGCTGCAATCCAAAAAACAACCACTGTCTCAAAAAATGCACATGAATAAAATCTAA